Proteins from one Leptonema illini DSM 21528 genomic window:
- a CDS encoding sensor histidine kinase: MKNGTDRVFGHPGLYLGLMFLVISAQLFWWLLFFAEIRFALVHVQDERDRILEMALNGDPGLVAPPYIRLENGRYTVDREVVEARRHERDRNVVMIIAEASFFLAVFGAVSIILVKLYRSERQLAKEQELFLNSFTHELKTPLAAIKLNLQTLKKRPDHAATPELVEGSLREVEILNRRISEILLGGELSSEQSNEKNGAGEGTAFFPILERTIGELHSLIKERNAVITVGWLPPITGRLRSLLPSGSQIPEALVEKVVVDRSGIVQDNLLTLQTLEENPLALEPRELGSVIGELITNALIYSGELARLRILLRQKGRRMQLFFVDNGPGIPYVERKNIFRPMVRLQRQSGFVPGTGMGLANVRALLLRRAGSIRLLPSPEGARFLVEISIKKSTSGAGHEA; encoded by the coding sequence ATGAAAAACGGCACTGACAGAGTTTTTGGCCATCCCGGGTTATACCTCGGACTGATGTTCCTGGTCATCTCGGCGCAGCTTTTCTGGTGGCTTCTGTTTTTTGCCGAGATCCGCTTCGCCCTCGTTCATGTGCAGGACGAAAGAGATCGCATACTTGAGATGGCGCTGAACGGAGATCCGGGTCTTGTCGCGCCTCCGTATATTCGCCTTGAAAACGGGCGTTATACCGTAGACCGGGAAGTTGTCGAGGCCAGAAGGCATGAGCGTGATCGCAACGTCGTTATGATAATCGCCGAGGCTTCGTTCTTTCTGGCCGTTTTCGGAGCCGTCTCCATTATTCTTGTAAAGCTGTATCGTAGCGAACGACAGCTGGCAAAAGAGCAGGAACTCTTTCTAAACTCGTTTACGCACGAGCTGAAAACTCCCCTGGCCGCCATCAAGCTGAATCTGCAGACGTTGAAGAAGCGTCCCGATCATGCAGCGACGCCGGAGTTAGTCGAAGGGTCTTTGCGAGAGGTAGAGATCCTGAATCGGCGTATCAGCGAGATTCTTCTCGGCGGCGAACTCTCATCAGAGCAGTCGAACGAGAAAAACGGCGCCGGCGAGGGCACGGCCTTTTTCCCGATTCTTGAGCGCACGATCGGCGAGCTGCATTCTCTCATAAAAGAGAGGAATGCCGTCATCACGGTCGGATGGCTTCCGCCGATTACGGGGCGGTTGCGATCCCTGCTGCCGTCAGGAAGTCAGATCCCTGAGGCGCTTGTGGAGAAGGTCGTCGTCGATCGATCGGGGATCGTTCAGGATAACCTGTTAACGCTGCAAACTCTCGAAGAAAACCCCCTGGCTCTTGAGCCGCGAGAACTGGGAAGCGTTATCGGCGAATTGATCACCAATGCTCTGATCTATTCAGGAGAGTTGGCACGGCTACGCATTCTACTCCGACAGAAAGGCCGGCGCATGCAGTTGTTTTTTGTGGATAACGGCCCGGGTATTCCCTATGTAGAGCGCAAGAATATATTCAGGCCGATGGTGCGCTTGCAGAGGCAGAGCGGATTTGTGCCCGGAACGGGCATGGGCCTTGCTAACGTCAGGGCCTTGCTACTGCGACGTGCAGGAAGCATTCGTCTTCTGCCTTCGCCAGAGGGAGCTCGCTTTCTCGTAGAAATCTCTATCAAGAAATCTACATCTGGAGCCGGCCATGAAGCCTAA
- a CDS encoding response regulator transcription factor, which produces MKPKILLVEDEPVLRSGIRLNLEDEGYEVEAFESADSFLAERESLLSGNSPYDLAILDMMLPGRLQGLELCRLIRSRWSMPILFLTARNKLEYKLDAFESGADDYITKPFELEELLARIRVRLRKHKIVDAFQIGSYRLDFNRDTAVHTLTAEEVRFTEKEIGILKLLLESRGRPVTRDEILDRVWGTAEFPTNRTIDNFIVKFRRIFEQDPAHPTLFITRHGRGYELAPEGEAEK; this is translated from the coding sequence ATGAAGCCTAAGATCCTTCTTGTCGAGGATGAGCCCGTGTTGCGCTCGGGAATCCGCCTCAATCTCGAAGACGAAGGATACGAGGTCGAGGCCTTTGAGAGCGCCGATAGCTTTCTGGCCGAGCGAGAGTCTCTTCTTTCGGGAAACAGCCCGTATGATCTTGCCATTCTCGATATGATGTTGCCGGGAAGATTGCAGGGCCTCGAGCTCTGTCGCCTGATTCGCTCTCGTTGGTCGATGCCGATCCTCTTTCTCACGGCGCGTAACAAGCTCGAATACAAACTTGATGCCTTTGAATCGGGCGCCGACGATTATATCACGAAACCTTTCGAGCTGGAAGAGCTGCTTGCGAGAATCCGGGTGAGGTTGCGCAAACACAAAATCGTCGACGCCTTTCAGATCGGAAGTTATCGGCTTGATTTCAACCGTGATACGGCCGTTCACACTTTAACCGCCGAAGAGGTGCGTTTTACAGAGAAGGAGATCGGCATTCTGAAACTGCTGCTTGAATCGCGCGGGCGCCCCGTCACGCGCGACGAGATCCTTGATCGCGTCTGGGGAACGGCTGAATTCCCCACGAATCGCACCATCGACAACTTTATCGTTAAGTTCCGTCGCATCTTCGAGCAGGATCCGGCGCATCCGACGCTTTTCATTACGCGCCATGGCCGCGGATATGAGCTTGCCCCTGAGGGCGAAGCCGAAAAATAA
- the hemE gene encoding uroporphyrinogen decarboxylase, translated as MSPSILIQALKGQKCNRIPFWYMRQAGRYLPEYNEIRKGRTFLDMSTNADIAYEITIQPHRRFQNDGLILFADILTPLHACGVPLYFEEKRGPVLERTISKEEDLHILESFSPAEQCPYIGETLTRLTAYASGQSERPAVLGFAGAPFTMASYLIEGGTSKKFEKIRSIMFGQPELFKKLCDRLVDMTVDYLRYQFKSGAEAVQLFDSWAGILSAEQYDEFAGRYTEEIIRRLKAEFDHPIILFVGGGHHLLPEMVRQNPDVISLDWRVRIEDVEKIPSRIAIQGNLDPLYLYGGKDRVIRETEAVLNRFASRPGYVFNLGHGIHPASPLENVEAMIQTIRNYR; from the coding sequence GTGTCACCATCGATCCTGATCCAGGCCCTGAAGGGGCAGAAATGCAATCGTATCCCATTCTGGTATATGCGGCAGGCAGGCCGCTACCTGCCCGAGTACAACGAGATTCGCAAAGGACGAACCTTTCTCGATATGTCGACCAATGCCGACATCGCATACGAGATCACGATTCAGCCGCACCGGCGCTTTCAGAACGACGGACTGATCCTCTTTGCCGACATCCTTACCCCGCTTCATGCATGCGGCGTTCCGCTGTATTTCGAAGAGAAGCGCGGCCCGGTACTGGAGCGCACGATCTCAAAAGAAGAGGATCTTCATATACTCGAAAGTTTTTCGCCCGCCGAGCAGTGCCCCTATATCGGTGAAACGTTAACACGGCTTACCGCATACGCTTCCGGTCAAAGTGAAAGACCTGCCGTGCTGGGATTTGCAGGCGCTCCGTTTACGATGGCCTCGTATCTGATCGAAGGCGGGACTTCGAAAAAATTCGAAAAGATCCGCTCGATCATGTTCGGTCAGCCTGAACTGTTCAAAAAGTTATGCGACCGGCTTGTGGACATGACCGTCGACTATCTGCGATATCAGTTTAAAAGCGGCGCCGAGGCCGTGCAGCTCTTCGATAGCTGGGCGGGCATCCTGTCGGCCGAGCAGTACGACGAGTTTGCAGGACGTTATACAGAAGAGATCATCCGACGATTAAAAGCTGAATTCGATCATCCTATCATTCTCTTTGTCGGCGGAGGCCATCACCTTCTGCCCGAGATGGTGCGTCAGAATCCCGACGTCATCAGCCTCGACTGGCGTGTGCGCATCGAAGACGTTGAGAAGATACCGTCCCGCATCGCCATACAGGGGAATCTTGATCCGCTTTATCTTTACGGCGGCAAGGATCGCGTGATTCGCGAAACGGAGGCCGTGCTGAATCGTTTTGCCTCGCGTCCCGGTTACGTCTTCAATCTCGGTCATGGCATTCATCCGGCGTCGCCGCTTGAGAATGTCGAGGCGATGATCCAGACGATTCGCAACTATCGATGA
- a CDS encoding endonuclease/exonuclease/phosphatase family protein, translated as MLSSCAALLRDGKPVEFTAATYNVHYMERGIPGLVRTIKGLDADVVAMQEVLSTGGQPASAQIAGSLGYQHVASMPYVNYGSAQWVLVILSRHPIVARDEIRLGNSRRALRAVVNINGRPVEFITMHLMPLAGHIGGMQSVRQRAQSRRTEITDLLTWLGEAKRPRILLGDFNMLRGTMGFYDLDEYDLVSDVYSDADGGWLPTNSDTFPLPDDTRKKIGERVPIWLVPRSITLDYIFVSDGVSVLDTDVIKSDASDHWPLVGRFRL; from the coding sequence ATGCTGTCCTCCTGCGCGGCGTTATTGCGTGACGGTAAGCCCGTCGAGTTCACGGCGGCAACCTACAATGTACACTATATGGAGCGCGGGATACCCGGCCTGGTTCGCACAATCAAAGGGCTCGACGCCGACGTGGTGGCCATGCAGGAGGTGCTGAGCACGGGTGGTCAGCCCGCCTCTGCACAGATCGCCGGCAGTCTGGGCTATCAGCATGTGGCCAGCATGCCGTATGTGAACTACGGCAGCGCACAGTGGGTACTGGTCATTCTATCGAGACATCCGATCGTCGCTCGCGACGAGATACGGCTCGGGAATTCGCGACGGGCACTACGAGCCGTAGTAAACATAAATGGCCGTCCCGTTGAGTTTATCACGATGCATCTCATGCCGCTCGCCGGACATATCGGCGGAATGCAGAGCGTGCGTCAGCGAGCGCAGTCACGAAGGACTGAAATCACCGATCTGTTAACCTGGCTGGGCGAGGCGAAACGTCCGCGCATTCTGCTCGGCGATTTCAACATGCTGCGCGGCACGATGGGATTCTACGACCTTGATGAATACGATCTCGTCTCAGACGTTTACAGCGACGCCGACGGAGGCTGGCTGCCGACGAACAGCGACACCTTTCCGTTGCCCGATGATACTCGCAAAAAGATCGGCGAACGCGTTCCAATCTGGCTTGTTCCGCGCAGCATCACGCTCGACTATATCTTCGTCAGCGATGGGGTGAGCGTTCTCGACACCGATGTGATCAAAAGCGATGCGTCCGATCACTGGCCGCTTGTCGGTCGATTCAGGCTCTGA
- a CDS encoding flavin-containing monooxygenase yields MHSKSEERRKPSVIIIGAGMTGILMTIKLKQMGIDEITILEKKEKVGGTWRENTYPGVACDIPAHMYTYSFEPNPEWSHRFAHGDEIQAYFERVSAKYGVTPLVRFNEAVTSARYADARWTVKTSKGNTFTADFVVCATGILHHPARPDIAGLGDFKGAMFHTAEWDHSVDLKGKRVGIIGTGSTAAQVIPELVKLAGSVSVFQRTPQWILKIPDHHYSESSKASWRKNPRRLSLYHYLYTKAVEHTFSKAVIGKWLQHRLADYLCRRNLRKSVKDPVLRAKLTPNYRVGCKRIIVNGTFYDAIQKPNAHLITDRIKQIEAKGVVTEDGKLHELDVLVLSTGFHPFNFMRPMDLRGEQSDIEHTWQKKVQAYRSIFIPGYPNFFLMLGPNTPIGNFSVIAMSEVQTQYVLKVIEKWRNEEFDAIDARPEALRAYNEYLKAGMSKTVWVGGCQSWYLDADGDPAMWPYSWQQWVKEMSEPDMRDFTTRTVGQTEPVLTGSGRS; encoded by the coding sequence ATGCATTCAAAGAGCGAAGAGCGGCGAAAGCCATCGGTTATTATCATCGGAGCGGGCATGACGGGCATTCTCATGACCATCAAGCTGAAGCAGATGGGCATCGACGAGATCACCATTCTTGAAAAGAAAGAGAAGGTGGGCGGCACATGGCGAGAGAACACCTATCCAGGCGTGGCCTGCGACATCCCCGCTCATATGTACACGTATTCTTTTGAGCCGAATCCGGAGTGGAGCCATCGCTTTGCACATGGCGATGAGATCCAGGCTTACTTTGAGCGCGTAAGCGCAAAATACGGTGTGACTCCGCTTGTGCGTTTCAACGAGGCCGTGACGTCGGCTCGCTACGCCGATGCACGCTGGACGGTGAAGACGAGCAAGGGCAATACGTTTACGGCCGATTTCGTAGTCTGCGCCACCGGCATCCTTCATCATCCGGCAAGGCCTGACATCGCCGGGCTGGGTGATTTCAAAGGCGCCATGTTTCATACGGCCGAGTGGGATCACAGCGTCGATCTGAAGGGCAAGCGTGTCGGCATCATCGGAACAGGTTCGACGGCCGCTCAGGTCATTCCCGAGCTTGTGAAGCTGGCGGGTTCGGTTTCCGTATTCCAGAGGACTCCGCAGTGGATACTCAAGATTCCCGATCATCATTACAGCGAGTCGTCGAAGGCGAGCTGGCGCAAGAACCCGCGAAGGCTCTCGCTCTATCACTACCTCTATACAAAGGCCGTCGAACATACCTTTTCGAAGGCCGTTATCGGCAAGTGGCTGCAGCATCGACTGGCCGATTATCTGTGTCGTCGCAATCTGCGGAAAAGCGTAAAAGATCCGGTACTGCGGGCGAAACTTACGCCGAATTATCGCGTCGGCTGCAAGCGTATCATCGTGAACGGCACGTTTTACGATGCCATTCAGAAGCCGAACGCTCATCTGATCACAGATCGTATCAAACAAATCGAGGCTAAAGGAGTCGTAACCGAAGACGGAAAACTGCACGAGCTTGACGTTCTTGTGCTCTCGACGGGCTTTCATCCGTTCAATTTTATGCGTCCGATGGATCTGCGAGGCGAACAATCCGACATCGAGCATACCTGGCAGAAGAAGGTGCAGGCCTATCGATCGATCTTTATTCCTGGTTACCCGAACTTCTTTTTGATGCTCGGGCCGAACACGCCGATCGGGAACTTCTCGGTCATCGCTATGAGCGAGGTGCAGACGCAGTATGTGCTCAAAGTGATCGAGAAGTGGCGAAACGAGGAGTTCGACGCCATCGACGCGCGGCCCGAGGCGCTCCGAGCGTATAACGAGTATCTAAAGGCGGGTATGAGCAAAACCGTCTGGGTGGGCGGCTGTCAGAGCTGGTATCTTGATGCGGACGGAGATCCGGCGATGTGGCCGTACTCCTGGCAGCAATGGGTGAAGGAGATGTCAGAGCCCGACATGCGTGACTTCACGACCCGCACCGTCGGGCAGACCGAACCCGTTCTTACAGGATCAGGCCGGAGCTGA
- the carB gene encoding carbamoyl-phosphate synthase large subunit, with translation MPRRTDIDSILIPGSGPIVIGQACEFDYSGTQACRALKKEGYRTILFNSNPATIMTDPELADATYIEPMTPEILLRIIDKEKPSAILPTVGGQTALNLVMDLHKTGELEKRGIKLIGASADAIDKAESRSRFKDAMRDIGLKVPESVLCDSMSDARAFYQKMGLPLIIRPSFTLGGTGGGIAFTEAEFEDICQGGLDASPTHQVLVEQSILGWKEYELEVMRDTADNVVIICSIENVDPMGVHTGDSITVAPQQTLTDDQYQIMRDAAIAIIREIGVDTGGSNVQFAVNPENGEMVVIEMNPRVSRSSALASKATGFPIAKIAALLAVGYTLDEIQNDITKVTPASFEPTIDYVVTKIPRFTFEKFPGSRKVLGSMMKSVGETMAVGRTFQASFQKAFRSLETGRSGFGADGNLDELFRIHEHLRSNTLVAYLEDSLQMPNPDRIFDVKIAMEMHKRGRIDFPFEKIYDLCRIDRWFLYQFEDWIDEELAFTGINSEEELLAWKEKGYSDRQLSYLLNRIAIEEIIQNQNKSVSARRKEIIALLKKGEADLRKRRSDGKVKPVFRRIDTCGGEFEAKTPYLYSAYEEMDESAVVDTKKIMILGGGPNRIGQGIEFDYCCCHASFALKDMGIRSVMVNSNPETVSTDYDTSDVLYFEPLTVEDVLHICENEKPTGVIVQFGGQTPLRLAQDLAKAGVPIIGTSPDSIDRAEDRDLFSQMIEKLGLRQPPNAIAHDVDEALEKSASIGYPCLVRPSYVLGGRAMAIVHDQDQLLQFMKEAESINPEHPVLIDRFLENAIEMDVDTLSDGEDVYVAGIMRHIEEAGVHSGDSACALPAVEISDSMIEEIKQAATKLARELHVVGLMNIQFAIQNSTLYIIEVNPRASRTVPFVSKATGVPLAKLATRIMCGEKLKDVLPNPPKPSGFIAVKEVVLPFSRFTGADIILGPEMKSTGEVMGIAQSFEEAYLKAVIAAGERLPRPGAGVFFSVSDPAKPHMVEEAKILLEMGYKLYGTSGTHDYLRQHGITIESLYKLKDGKSPNPLDEIKNGNIRLIINIPHSRQTRDDAFLIRQEAIRNRILCITTLEGSQAFVNGLKKMKDMSFSVHSLQEIHG, from the coding sequence ATGCCCCGCAGAACGGATATTGACTCCATCCTCATCCCGGGCAGTGGCCCCATCGTAATCGGTCAGGCGTGTGAATTCGACTATTCCGGAACACAGGCCTGTCGAGCCCTCAAAAAAGAGGGCTATCGCACCATCCTCTTTAACTCAAATCCGGCGACGATTATGACCGATCCCGAGCTGGCCGATGCCACGTATATCGAGCCGATGACGCCCGAGATCCTGCTCCGTATTATCGATAAAGAAAAGCCTTCGGCCATCCTGCCCACCGTCGGCGGTCAAACGGCGCTTAACCTGGTCATGGATCTGCATAAGACCGGAGAGCTCGAAAAACGCGGCATCAAACTGATCGGTGCCAGCGCCGATGCCATCGACAAGGCCGAATCACGTTCGCGCTTCAAAGATGCGATGCGCGATATCGGGCTGAAAGTGCCTGAATCCGTCCTCTGCGATAGCATGAGCGATGCCCGCGCCTTCTATCAGAAGATGGGATTGCCGCTGATTATACGGCCGTCTTTTACCCTGGGCGGCACCGGCGGCGGTATCGCCTTTACCGAGGCCGAGTTCGAAGATATCTGCCAGGGCGGACTCGATGCCTCGCCCACACATCAGGTACTTGTCGAGCAGTCCATCCTCGGATGGAAAGAATACGAGCTTGAGGTGATGCGCGATACGGCTGATAACGTCGTCATTATCTGTTCTATTGAGAACGTCGATCCGATGGGCGTTCACACGGGCGATTCGATTACCGTCGCTCCGCAACAAACCCTTACCGACGATCAGTACCAGATCATGCGCGATGCCGCGATCGCCATCATCCGCGAGATCGGCGTCGACACAGGCGGCTCAAACGTGCAGTTCGCTGTAAATCCCGAAAACGGCGAGATGGTCGTGATCGAGATGAATCCCAGGGTTTCCCGGTCCTCGGCCCTTGCCAGTAAGGCTACGGGCTTTCCTATCGCTAAAATCGCCGCTCTGCTTGCAGTCGGATATACGCTGGATGAGATTCAAAACGACATCACTAAGGTAACGCCGGCCTCTTTCGAGCCGACTATCGATTATGTCGTGACGAAGATTCCACGCTTTACATTTGAAAAATTCCCGGGCTCGCGCAAGGTTCTCGGCTCGATGATGAAATCCGTAGGCGAAACGATGGCCGTCGGACGCACGTTTCAGGCGTCGTTCCAGAAGGCCTTTCGCTCGCTTGAAACGGGTCGCTCCGGTTTCGGTGCAGACGGCAACCTGGACGAGCTGTTCCGTATTCATGAGCATCTGCGCAGCAATACTCTTGTCGCCTATCTCGAAGATAGTCTGCAGATGCCCAATCCGGATCGCATCTTTGACGTGAAGATCGCCATGGAGATGCATAAACGCGGCCGCATCGATTTTCCGTTCGAGAAGATCTATGATCTGTGTCGCATCGATCGCTGGTTCCTGTATCAGTTCGAGGACTGGATCGATGAAGAGCTGGCCTTCACAGGCATCAACAGCGAAGAAGAGCTGCTCGCCTGGAAAGAAAAAGGCTACAGCGACCGCCAGCTTTCTTACCTGCTGAACCGCATCGCGATCGAAGAGATCATTCAGAATCAGAACAAATCGGTGTCGGCACGCAGAAAAGAAATCATCGCCCTTCTTAAAAAGGGAGAGGCCGATCTGCGCAAGCGACGATCCGACGGGAAAGTGAAGCCAGTATTTCGTCGCATCGACACATGTGGCGGCGAATTCGAGGCGAAGACCCCCTATCTCTATTCGGCATACGAAGAGATGGACGAGTCGGCCGTCGTCGATACGAAAAAAATCATGATCCTTGGAGGCGGGCCTAACCGCATCGGCCAGGGCATTGAGTTCGACTACTGCTGCTGCCATGCCTCCTTCGCTCTGAAAGATATGGGCATTCGATCGGTGATGGTGAATTCGAATCCCGAAACCGTATCGACGGACTATGACACGTCAGACGTGCTGTATTTCGAGCCGTTAACCGTCGAAGATGTTCTTCATATCTGCGAAAACGAAAAGCCGACGGGCGTGATCGTTCAGTTCGGAGGCCAGACGCCGCTCCGCCTTGCACAGGATCTGGCAAAGGCCGGCGTTCCGATTATCGGTACATCTCCCGATTCGATCGATCGGGCGGAAGATCGTGATCTCTTCTCACAGATGATCGAGAAGCTCGGCCTGCGTCAGCCGCCGAACGCCATCGCTCATGATGTAGACGAGGCGCTTGAGAAATCCGCCTCGATCGGTTATCCGTGTCTTGTGCGCCCGAGCTATGTTCTCGGCGGCCGCGCCATGGCGATCGTGCACGATCAGGATCAGCTTCTTCAATTCATGAAAGAGGCCGAGTCGATTAACCCCGAACATCCGGTATTGATCGATCGATTTCTGGAAAACGCCATCGAGATGGACGTGGACACGCTTTCTGACGGCGAAGACGTTTATGTCGCCGGCATCATGCGCCATATCGAAGAAGCCGGCGTGCATTCCGGCGACTCTGCCTGCGCCCTGCCCGCCGTTGAAATCTCTGATTCGATGATCGAGGAGATCAAACAGGCGGCGACGAAGCTGGCACGTGAGCTTCACGTCGTGGGTCTGATGAATATCCAGTTCGCCATCCAGAACAGCACGCTTTACATTATTGAGGTTAACCCGAGGGCGTCGCGTACCGTTCCTTTTGTGAGCAAGGCCACAGGCGTTCCTCTGGCCAAGCTTGCGACACGCATCATGTGTGGTGAAAAACTGAAAGACGTGCTGCCGAATCCTCCGAAGCCGTCGGGCTTCATTGCGGTGAAAGAAGTCGTGCTTCCCTTCTCTCGTTTTACGGGCGCCGACATCATCCTCGGCCCCGAGATGAAGTCCACGGGCGAGGTCATGGGCATCGCCCAGTCCTTCGAAGAGGCCTATCTGAAGGCGGTGATCGCCGCCGGCGAACGGCTGCCGCGTCCCGGTGCAGGAGTATTCTTCAGCGTCAGCGATCCGGCCAAGCCGCATATGGTCGAAGAAGCGAAGATCCTGCTTGAGATGGGCTACAAGCTCTACGGCACATCGGGCACACATGACTATCTGCGCCAGCACGGCATTACGATTGAATCGCTTTACAAATTAAAAGATGGCAAGAGCCCGAATCCGCTTGATGAGATCAAAAACGGCAACATCCGTCTGATCATCAACATCCCGCATTCGCGACAGACGCGCGACGACGCCTTCCTGATCCGACAGGAGGCGATTCGCAACCGCATCCTCTGCATCACGACGCTTGAAGGAAGCCAGGCGTTCGTTAACGGACTCAAGAAGATGAAGGATATGAGCTTCTCAGTGCATTCGTTGCAGGAGATTCACGGCTAA